In Nomascus leucogenys isolate Asia chromosome 11, Asia_NLE_v1, whole genome shotgun sequence, the following proteins share a genomic window:
- the LOC100581950 gene encoding desmocollin-2: MHFKHTLFVKVSDEGSPVLSTIIAVIVRVSHINELNPIGTASAFTFSVFENSPVDTLVGKVTFTEADWPFNNMEYTIVGGNLGTPPKFYIEPDTGVIKLLDSLDREIESQYKIAVKVTDLDNDAIPDPLRQRSGTAQVTISVLMKL; this comes from the exons ATGCATTTCAAACATACATTGTTTGTGAAAGTGTCTGATGAAGGAAGTCCTGTACTATCAA CAATTATTGCAGTCATTGTAAGGGTGAGTCACATAAATGAACTGAATCCAATTGGAACTGCGTCGGCATTTACCTTCAGTGTATTTGAAAATAGTCCAGTTGATACACTAGTTGGAAAAGTTACATTTACCGAGGCAGACTGGCCATTTAATAATATGGAATATACCATTGTTGGAGGCAATTTGGGAACACCTCCCAAATTTTACATTGAACCAGATACAG GAGTGATAAAGCTATTAGATTCACTAGACAGAGAAATTGAATCACAGTACAAGATAGCTGTAAAAGTAACAGACTTGGACAACGATGCCATCCCTGACCCTCTCAGACAGCGAAGTGGTACTGCTCAGGTGACCATCAGTGTTCTG